A genome region from Thermanaerothrix sp. includes the following:
- a CDS encoding 4Fe-4S binding protein has product MAVLSGKGGAGKTSFSSAMALSHPLGRPVATIDCDVEEPNLALLLQEPQTINDAPEEPMAATIPFPTVDPERCSRCGVCSKTCNFGGVFCFGGSLPTFNHLCHGCGACVIACPNGALRETERQLGIIRRGRIAKGRGTLIEGRLTVGMPNPVPVIDLTLKVGLFEGLDSVIDAPPGVSCPTVAVLRHANAVILIMENTPFGRADGQAAAQLIRDLGKPGALVINRSGIIDEEPLEGILAELPLIATLPFSRDVAAGSARGIPPAALDRRWAQAARSAWDWAMGVFR; this is encoded by the coding sequence GTGGCGGTTCTAAGCGGCAAGGGGGGCGCCGGCAAGACCAGTTTTTCCTCCGCCATGGCGCTCTCCCACCCGCTGGGCCGTCCCGTGGCGACCATAGACTGCGACGTGGAGGAGCCCAACCTGGCGCTGTTGCTCCAGGAGCCCCAGACAATCAACGACGCCCCCGAGGAGCCCATGGCGGCTACCATCCCCTTTCCCACGGTGGACCCGGAAAGATGCTCCCGATGCGGCGTCTGCTCCAAAACCTGTAATTTCGGAGGGGTCTTCTGCTTTGGAGGATCACTTCCCACCTTCAACCACCTATGCCACGGCTGCGGCGCCTGCGTCATCGCCTGTCCCAACGGGGCGCTGCGGGAGACCGAACGGCAGCTGGGAATCATACGACGGGGCAGGATCGCGAAAGGCAGGGGTACGCTCATCGAAGGGCGCCTCACGGTTGGGATGCCCAATCCAGTCCCGGTGATAGACCTCACGTTGAAAGTCGGGCTCTTCGAAGGCCTGGATTCGGTGATAGACGCTCCTCCCGGGGTATCCTGTCCCACCGTGGCGGTTTTAAGACATGCCAACGCGGTGATACTGATAATGGAGAACACCCCCTTCGGCAGGGCGGACGGCCAGGCGGCGGCCCAGCTCATCAGGGACCTTGGGAAACCGGGGGCCCTTGTAATAAACCGCTCGGGCATCATCGACGAGGAACCGCTGGAAGGCATCCTGGCAGAGCTTCCCCTCATAGCCACGCTGCCGTTCTCACGGGATGTGGCGGCGGGTTCCGCCAGGGGCATCCCGCCGGCCGCCTTAGACCGCCGCTGGGCCCAAGCGGCCAGGTCCGCCTGGGATTGGGCTATGGGGGTGTTCAGGTGA
- a CDS encoding P-loop NTPase: MKPKEVAVLSGKGGTGKITVTAALAKALRGMCVICDADVDVPDLWILLKPAIKAEEPFMGGKKAFIKSPPATTAGFALPIAALMGSSSITAG; encoded by the coding sequence GTGAAGCCGAAGGAGGTAGCGGTTCTAAGCGGCAAGGGGGGAACCGGCAAGATCACCGTCACCGCGGCGCTGGCAAAGGCCCTAAGGGGAATGTGCGTCATATGCGACGCCGACGTGGACGTGCCAGACCTATGGATACTGCTCAAACCGGCCATAAAAGCCGAAGAGCCCTTCATGGGGGGCAAAAAGGCCTTCATCAAAAGCCCCCCTGCGACGACTGCGGGATTTGCGCTTCCCATTGCCGCTTTGATGGGATCCTCGTCGATAACGGCAGGGTAA
- the citF gene encoding citrate lyase subunit alpha: MKLMRNSIGRLVPEEAQGIGKLRPYEGPWGCVGEERQRRCPPLRGFGKVREKVTWDLKEAIRRSGLESGMTVSFHHHLRNGDRILCPVLEACREMGIRDLVLAPSSLTDAHDEVARYVREGVVRKIHTSGVRGEVGRAISRGEVEVPVLIHSHGGRARAVEEGSISIDVAFLGAPLCDRSGNFTGVMGKSACGSLGYAQLDARYAGHVVAVTDQLSEEPLGHISVPQYLVDQVLVVDSLGDPRKIATGAARITRNPVDLKIARDAFRVILASGLLEEGFSFQVGAGGASLAVARYVRDYMREKGIVGSFGCGGVTGYMASMLEEGLFKVLYDVQSFDASVTGSLLRNSSHVEIDQSWYANPLNRGCVVHGLDVVVLAALEVDVEFNVNVLTGHDGVLRGASGGHCDTAAGSKLSVVVLPSFRGGVPSVRDRAGSVVTPGETVDVVVTERGVCVNPRRKDLEERCRRAGLEVKDIRELKEEVEALTGVPEEVEVDGSRVVALVEYRDGTIIDSVFRVEC; the protein is encoded by the coding sequence ATGAAGCTTATGAGGAACTCCATAGGCCGGCTGGTGCCCGAGGAGGCGCAAGGGATAGGGAAGCTGAGGCCCTACGAGGGCCCCTGGGGCTGCGTTGGTGAGGAGAGGCAGAGGCGTTGTCCGCCTCTTAGGGGTTTTGGCAAGGTTCGGGAGAAGGTCACCTGGGATCTTAAGGAGGCCATAAGGAGGAGCGGCCTTGAGAGCGGCATGACGGTGTCGTTCCACCATCACTTGAGGAATGGCGACCGGATACTGTGCCCCGTTCTGGAGGCCTGCCGGGAGATGGGGATAAGGGATCTGGTGCTGGCGCCCAGTTCTCTCACCGATGCCCACGACGAAGTGGCGAGGTACGTGAGGGAAGGAGTGGTGAGGAAGATCCACACCTCCGGAGTGAGGGGTGAGGTTGGCAGGGCCATAAGCCGAGGCGAGGTGGAAGTTCCGGTGTTGATCCACAGCCACGGAGGCAGGGCTCGGGCGGTGGAGGAGGGCAGCATATCGATAGACGTGGCGTTTCTTGGGGCCCCCCTTTGCGACCGATCAGGGAACTTCACCGGCGTGATGGGGAAGTCTGCGTGCGGTTCGCTGGGATACGCCCAGCTGGACGCCCGTTACGCCGGGCACGTGGTGGCGGTGACGGACCAGCTTTCGGAGGAGCCGTTGGGGCATATATCGGTGCCCCAATATCTTGTGGACCAGGTGCTTGTGGTGGATAGCCTTGGAGATCCCAGGAAGATAGCCACGGGTGCGGCGAGGATAACCCGAAATCCGGTGGACTTGAAGATAGCCCGTGACGCCTTTCGTGTGATATTGGCGTCTGGGCTTTTGGAGGAGGGTTTTTCGTTTCAGGTTGGAGCTGGAGGGGCGAGCCTTGCGGTGGCCCGTTACGTGAGGGATTACATGAGGGAGAAGGGTATAGTAGGCAGCTTCGGTTGCGGAGGCGTGACGGGTTACATGGCGTCGATGCTGGAGGAGGGTTTGTTCAAGGTTTTGTACGACGTGCAGAGTTTTGACGCGTCGGTGACGGGTTCGCTGCTGAGGAACTCAAGCCACGTGGAGATAGACCAGTCGTGGTACGCGAACCCGCTGAACCGTGGGTGCGTGGTGCACGGTTTGGACGTGGTGGTGTTGGCGGCGCTGGAGGTGGACGTGGAGTTTAACGTGAACGTGCTTACGGGCCACGATGGAGTGTTGAGAGGAGCGTCTGGAGGGCACTGCGACACGGCGGCGGGATCGAAGCTGTCGGTGGTGGTGCTGCCGTCGTTTAGGGGAGGGGTGCCGTCGGTGAGGGATAGGGCTGGCAGCGTGGTGACCCCCGGGGAGACGGTGGACGTGGTGGTGACGGAGCGTGGGGTGTGCGTGAACCCGAGGAGGAAGGACCTGGAGGAGAGGTGCAGGAGAGCGGGTCTTGAGGTGAAGGACATAAGGGAGCTGAAGGAGGAGGTGGAGGCCCTGACCGGCGTGCCCGAGGAGGTTGAGGTTGACGGTTCCCGGGTGGTGGCCCTTGTGGAGTACCGGGACGGCACCATAATAGACAGCGTGTTCCGGGTGGAGTGCTAG
- a CDS encoding CoA ester lyase: MRPVRSMLYVPGNSPGMLQHCARFGADSVLLDLEDAVALSEKDAARDLVVEFLRALDFGDLVVTVRVNGADTEFFEEDLRAVLPLSPHAVRLPKCSGPEDVLLADRLMGAIEEEHGLEVGTVKIHAMLETAEGVLRAREIGMSCPRVTALTLGGQDLTADMGVTKSKEGWELFVARSHVAMAARSLGIEAFDTVYADVEDHEGLLEETRRVVGLGFTGKAAIHPSQIEWIHRAFVPEEEEVRRAERIVEAARAAEAEGKGVVSVGGRMVDAPVVRRAMNTLRLWEMREGSI, translated from the coding sequence ATGAGGCCCGTTAGGTCCATGCTTTACGTGCCCGGCAACAGTCCTGGAATGCTGCAGCACTGCGCCCGGTTTGGGGCGGACAGCGTGCTGCTGGACCTGGAGGACGCGGTGGCCCTTTCGGAGAAGGACGCCGCCAGGGATCTGGTGGTGGAGTTTTTAAGGGCCCTGGACTTCGGGGATCTGGTGGTGACTGTGAGGGTGAACGGAGCGGACACGGAGTTCTTCGAGGAGGACCTAAGGGCGGTGTTGCCCTTAAGTCCTCACGCGGTGAGGCTTCCCAAGTGTTCTGGCCCGGAGGACGTGCTTTTGGCGGACCGTCTGATGGGGGCCATAGAGGAGGAGCACGGTTTGGAGGTGGGGACCGTGAAGATCCACGCCATGCTGGAGACCGCGGAAGGTGTGTTGAGGGCCCGGGAGATAGGCATGAGCTGCCCCAGGGTGACGGCCTTGACGCTGGGCGGCCAGGACCTCACGGCGGACATGGGGGTGACCAAGAGCAAGGAGGGATGGGAGCTTTTCGTGGCCCGTTCCCATGTGGCCATGGCGGCTCGGAGTTTGGGGATAGAGGCGTTCGACACGGTGTACGCCGACGTGGAGGACCATGAGGGACTTTTAGAGGAGACCCGTAGGGTTGTGGGTCTTGGTTTCACTGGGAAGGCGGCGATCCACCCCAGCCAGATAGAGTGGATTCACCGGGCCTTCGTGCCGGAGGAGGAAGAGGTAAGGCGTGCTGAGAGGATAGTGGAGGCCGCCCGGGCGGCGGAGGCGGAGGGGAAGGGAGTGGTGTCTGTGGGCGGCCGGATGGTGGACGCTCCGGTGGTAAGGCGCGCCATGAACACCCTTAGGCTCTGGGAGATGCGGGAGGGTTCCATATGA
- a CDS encoding citrate lyase acyl carrier protein, which produces MVFESSAGTLESSDCLVRVYPSEEVRVVLRGVCARLYPERTRRMAEEALREAGVCAAVEIQDQGALMCTLRARLRTAVRRAVLGGASHEAR; this is translated from the coding sequence GTGGTATTTGAGTCCAGCGCCGGTACGTTGGAGTCGTCGGACTGCCTGGTGAGGGTGTATCCCTCCGAGGAGGTTCGGGTGGTTTTAAGGGGGGTGTGCGCCAGGCTTTATCCCGAGAGGACCCGCCGCATGGCGGAGGAGGCCCTAAGGGAGGCTGGGGTGTGCGCCGCGGTGGAGATACAGGACCAGGGGGCCCTCATGTGCACCCTTCGGGCCCGGCTTAGGACCGCCGTAAGGCGGGCGGTTTTGGGGGGAGCTTCCCATGAGGCCCGTTAG